The genomic segment GGAAAAATATCCCTGCGTCGATGCAGCGAGCTCGCCGGCAAACCGCGCGCCATATGGCCCGTCAAGGAGGAGCTTGAGCGTGACGGACTTGGCAGCTGTGGGAGCGCGTATGGGGGCCTCATCGGGACGATAAAGGAGAAGCACAGCTCCCACCAAAGCCGCGGCGGCAAGGCCAACGGCGAAGTAAGGCTTTCCTCTCGGCCGACTGCGACGCCGGTACTGAGTTCGAGGCAACGAGAACTTCCTAGCGGGACATGAAATTTAACATATCAGTCTACGCGAAATGAGTTACAATGCAGCTTATCGGGTAAGGTTAATTTCCCCTTCGCCTTGTTTTAACAGCGGTTTCGACTGATAGCACGGGTTGTCCGCGTAGTGAATTTTGCGTCAATGGATTTGGCAGGATGACGATTCTTTCTACTCGGCCGGTACCCGTCCCTGATTCTAGAACGGAAATTAGCGTGGTCGAGCCAGCTGGATTCACAGCTGCAGGCTTTGCACCTAGCTGGCTACGTCCTGTAGTTGCTGAACGCTTAATGATGGTGGTCGATGCGACGCTGATCGTGGTCAGCGGGATTGGCTGCGCGGTCGGCTATCTCTTGGCGACCGCGGGTGTCGTCGGGAAGGCCGAAGTCTATGCGGCGGCTAGCATTCTGGTTGCCATTAATTTCGTCCTTCTCACTATTGTGCAGCAGGGCTACCAAATCAAAACAATCACCGACCGCCCGCGCACGTTCCGGATGACGCTGACGACCTGGACCGGCCTGTTTGGCGCGTTGCTTGCTATCGCCTTCACAATGAAGGTCAGCGAGGGCTTCTCCCGCGGCGCCACGATCTCGTTCTATCTCGTCGGCCTTTTCCTGCTGCTCGCCTGGAAGACAGTGGCGGCGCGCTGGACTGCGCATGCCTTGCGCAGCGGTGCCTTCGCCAATGGCCGCGCGATCATGATCGCCGAGTTCGGCCTTGCCACCTCTTCCAACGCGGTCGACGATCTCGGCCAGCACGGCTACCGCCTGATGCGCCTGATGGAGATCCCGGCTAAGAAGCTCGCCTCGCCGCTGCTGCTGTCCTCGCTGGCGCCGCGCTTCGAGGAGCTGATCAACTACGCGCGCGAGCACCGGATCGAGCACGTCTTCCTCCTGATCAACTGGAGCCGGCAGCATGCGATCGACAGCATCCTGGACGCGCTGAAGATCCTTCCCGTGCCGGTGCATCTGATGCCGGACCCCAACACGGCGCGTTTCCTGCGCTATCCGCTTTCCGGTACTGGCAACACCTTCACCGCCGAGCTGCGCCGCGCCCCGCTCACTTACCGCGAACGCGCGCTCAAGCGCGCGCTGGACCTTTCCGGTGCGAGCGTTGCGCTGTTCGTGTTTGCGCCGGTGATGCTGGTGACCGCGCTGCTGATCAAGCTGACCTCGCCGGGCCCGGTGTTCTTCCGCCAGACCCGCCACGGCTTCGGCGGGCGCGCATTCAGGATCTTCAAGTTCCGCACTATGCGCGTGCTCGAGGACGGCCCGACGATCGTGCAGGCGCAGAAGAACGACCCGCGCGTCACGCCGATCGGCAAATGGCTGCGCAAGACCTCGATCGACGAGCTGCCGCAGCTCCTCAACGTGCTCAAGGGCGACATGTCGCTGGTCGGCCCCCGCCCGCACGCGGCCGCTCACAACACCGAATATGAGCAGATCATCGGCAACTACGCCTTCCGCCACCACGTCAAGCCCGGCATCACCGGCTGGGCCCAGGTTAATGGTTACCGCGGAGAAACCCGCACACTCGAGCTGATGCAGAAGCGAGTAGAGTATGACCTTTGGTACATTAATAATTGGAGTATTTGGCTAGATCTCTCAATCCTGGTGAGAACTGCCTTAATTAGTTTTGGCCAGCCGACCGCATACTGATCGACGTCATCAAGGCAAACAAGACGATGCTCGCGGGAGTGCTAGTTTTTCAGTAAAGTAAGATCACAGGTTAAAGATTTGACTGGCTGCACAATACCGGTCGAACATGTAAGTGGCACGTTATATACAACTTGCGATCCGTTCTCCTTTAAGGCGGCTGCAATCTGCCCTTTTATGACAAAGGTGCCAGGGCGCTTGGGCGCCGGAAGAACAACATCAAACATCCGCGTCCCATTTGACCCTTCGTCTTGAGCAACGTGAAGGGCTGCTGTCACGGTCGATTCACGCGCTCCAGTCAACTGATCCGTGATTGAAACCTGAAGGGTTCGATTGTGAGTCGGGTAGGAAGGCGGAAATTGGATTGGCAGGTGCAGCCGTATCTCTCTATGTCCATTTGGCTCCGTGAGAACCTGGCTATCGCTTGTTGATGCGCCTAGGATCAGGTCCGGAGCAAGAAGCACGGGCTTTTGCATATCTCCAATGTCAGAAGAGTATCCGTAACGAGTTGGGTCCGGCGTCAACTCGCTATCACCGCATCGACTTTTGCCTCCGTCGGAGCTAGTGAATTGGCACACGCGAACGTAATCAATCTTGAAAGATTGCGGGAACGCCCGATCTTCGATTCCATACCGGCCAGCCCAACCTCCGCCAACAGCGAAATTCAGAACGACTTGAGCCGGCGGTCCTAAATGTCCATCTTTGCGTAACCACCTATAGGGACGGCTATAAATCGGGCGACCATCCCAAAAGAAAGTAATTTCTGTTGGAGTCCAGACCAACCCCGCCACATGCCACCCTTCATTCAGGGGGGCAGAACTTCGCATTTCCCCGTGCCTGGTCTCAAATGTGTCGTCGACAAAGTTGAATGTATCTAAAGCTGGCTTCTGTGGCCCCGAGTGCAGCATCTTTTCCGTGTCATCTTTGCCATTTATCACAAATTCGAAGATATCAAGTTCCGGTGGATGCCACGTCCGCCCGTCCCGATCATAATCTCCGACCAACCAGAAGGCCGGCCAGATTCCACGTCCTTTTGGCAGAAATACCCGAGCTTCGAAGTAACCATAGTAGAACGTCTGGCGGCTTCGAATCATTCCGGACTCATACGAGCCGTCGGCGACTTGCCGCGCCACCAGATCCAGCACTCCTGCGGAGAGGATGTGGTTGTTGTTGTCCCGGTACCGTTGCTTCTCGTCGTTGAAATGATCCAACGTCTCGTTCTGATAGATGTATCTGGTGGCCCATTTGGTACGGTCCAAACTGTCACGGTCGAACTCATCCGCAAACACGAGCATCCAGCCGCCGCCGAAAGCTGACGACGCAGAATTTACCAAGAATCCAAGCGAGACAGAAAAGAAGGTAGCTCGTCTAGCCCAATCAAACAAAGATGACCCCCGATAGATGGCCAACCAGACGCAAGCGAAACGCTTCGACAGCTATGTCTGCCGACTAGTTCTTACTATACTATGCTAACGTGCCCAACTGTCCAAGCGTTTGCATTGACAGCTACGTCGTGAAGCCGCCAATGGTTGGCGCGTGAGTTGCAGGAAGGATGTGCATAACGCAGCCTGCGCAATCATCCGGTTCGACAACGGACGAAAGTAGACCGAGGTTATATTGTCAAGAATTTCAATTAGCATCATAATTACGAACTACAATTATGAACGCTACGTTGGTCAAGCGATTGAGAGCGCTCTTCACCAGACGCGCCCCGCTGACGAGATCATCGTGTTAGACGACGGTTCAACAGACGGATCCCGCCGGGTTATTTCCTCTTATGGAGATCGGATAACGCCTATTTTTCAGGCGAACGAAGGTATCAAGTCGATTTCGAACACTGGCTACGGCCACTCGAATGGAACGCTGATCATCTATCTCGACGCAGATGACGTCCTGTACCCAAATGCCCTCGAGCATGTTGAGAAAATGTATAGTCCCGGGGTCGCAAAAATTCAATTCGATCTCGATGTGATCGATCAAAATGGCTCATTTCTGGGCCGGCGCTACTGCAATTTCCCGAGACCAATAAGCGCGGCGGAGACCGCCGCATACTTTGAACGATTTGGCACCTACACTTGGCCCGTCACGTCCGGAAACGCCTACTCTCGATCGTTTCTGGAAGAAGTGATGCCACTCACCCCACCAGTTTCCCACGATGGCGCACTCAACACGATCGCGCCACTCTATGGACGGGTTGAGACAATCATCGAGCCACTTGGCCAATATCGGCTTCACAATCGCAATATCAGTCGAATCAACGACACTGGGCAGATCAACATCGTTCCAGATTTTGCGTCGCGCATACGAATCAGGAAGCTGGAATTTGACATGCTGCGCGACCACGCGCGCCGGATCGGAAAGCCGCTGCCACAGAACGATTTGCTCGATCATGAACTGGTGTTCGTGAACTACCGTATTATGGCCCGGAAGCTAGAGCACGAAGATGGGACAGACGCAGATCGCTCTCTTATGGGGCTTTGGTGGAAGGCGATTCTAGTAATATGGCACGGCCCATATGGATACGGGGCCGCCATAAAGCATTTGGTTTGGGTCTGCTCACTGACGCCCCTCCCCAACCGTTTAGCGCGACTCCTGATCCATGCGCGCTACAGTCGAGCCCGCCCGCTTTCAAATCTTCGCAAGCTTCTCAGCTTTGCCCGCCTGTCAACCTCGCCCTGAGCTTGGGTCCAACCACAATGAACATTCTCTGGATTTCCGGCCGCTTACCGGGTCCGCTCTTCAGCGGCGATGCGCTATACTCTGCCGGCCTGATCAAGGCGCTCGCGACAATGGAAGACGTAACGCTTTGCGTTCTTGGGAATCGAAGAGACACCACCTCGGATTTTACGAAGACGATCGGCTCTCAGCGCGCTACGTTCGTGGACTTTCCTCCGCCACTTCGCTCCGACGCGTGGAGCATAGTGTCTAGCCTCCCAAAAGATGCGTTCAAACTGGCCACGCCAGATCTGCAAGCGGGACTTGTCAAACTGTTAGCCCGCGAGTGGGACTGGATCATAGTCGATCACGCTAACTCGGCAGGGCTCCTTCCAACAATTTTGGCGAGGCGAGGAAAAGCACGACTCTGCTACATTGCCCACAACGCCGAAGGAAAAATTCGACCGGAGATTGCAGCCAGTGCGCCCGGCTTCCTGGTCCGCACAGCCATGCGTCTCGATGCCGAGAAATATCGGAGATTGGAGAATGCGGTAGTCTCGGCGGCAGATTCCATCATCTGCATTTCCGATGCTGACGTCGGTTACTTCTCGCGGGCAACGAACATTCAAGTCGTTCCTCCGGTCTATTTGGGCCCATCAACTCCTTCTATAACCATTGGCGCCTCCCGTCCGAGGAGATTGCTCCTGCTGGGATCCTTCGAATGGCGCGCCAAACAACGAAACTTAGAAAGCATACTAAAAACGGTCGGCCCGCAACTAAAGAAGAACGATATTCATCTGGACGTTGTG from the Bradyrhizobium sp. WBAH42 genome contains:
- a CDS encoding undecaprenyl-phosphate glucose phosphotransferase encodes the protein MTILSTRPVPVPDSRTEISVVEPAGFTAAGFAPSWLRPVVAERLMMVVDATLIVVSGIGCAVGYLLATAGVVGKAEVYAAASILVAINFVLLTIVQQGYQIKTITDRPRTFRMTLTTWTGLFGALLAIAFTMKVSEGFSRGATISFYLVGLFLLLAWKTVAARWTAHALRSGAFANGRAIMIAEFGLATSSNAVDDLGQHGYRLMRLMEIPAKKLASPLLLSSLAPRFEELINYAREHRIEHVFLLINWSRQHAIDSILDALKILPVPVHLMPDPNTARFLRYPLSGTGNTFTAELRRAPLTYRERALKRALDLSGASVALFVFAPVMLVTALLIKLTSPGPVFFRQTRHGFGGRAFRIFKFRTMRVLEDGPTIVQAQKNDPRVTPIGKWLRKTSIDELPQLLNVLKGDMSLVGPRPHAAAHNTEYEQIIGNYAFRHHVKPGITGWAQVNGYRGETRTLELMQKRVEYDLWYINNWSIWLDLSILVRTALISFGQPTAY
- a CDS encoding glycosyltransferase, with amino-acid sequence MNILWISGRLPGPLFSGDALYSAGLIKALATMEDVTLCVLGNRRDTTSDFTKTIGSQRATFVDFPPPLRSDAWSIVSSLPKDAFKLATPDLQAGLVKLLAREWDWIIVDHANSAGLLPTILARRGKARLCYIAHNAEGKIRPEIAASAPGFLVRTAMRLDAEKYRRLENAVVSAADSIICISDADVGYFSRATNIQVVPPVYLGPSTPSITIGASRPRRLLLLGSFEWRAKQRNLESILKTVGPQLKKNDIHLDVVGAVPREVTQQVSSTASLVTFHGQLGDVRELFQCARGGLVAETLGGGFKLKVLDYAFQGLPIFGLRAALAGTTAEEQSCMFLADSLDDLGAKIVENIDDTDRLHRSQHKLQELASNRYGLEMGTRRLRDVFFAKA
- a CDS encoding glycosyltransferase, yielding MSRISISIIITNYNYERYVGQAIESALHQTRPADEIIVLDDGSTDGSRRVISSYGDRITPIFQANEGIKSISNTGYGHSNGTLIIYLDADDVLYPNALEHVEKMYSPGVAKIQFDLDVIDQNGSFLGRRYCNFPRPISAAETAAYFERFGTYTWPVTSGNAYSRSFLEEVMPLTPPVSHDGALNTIAPLYGRVETIIEPLGQYRLHNRNISRINDTGQINIVPDFASRIRIRKLEFDMLRDHARRIGKPLPQNDLLDHELVFVNYRIMARKLEHEDGTDADRSLMGLWWKAILVIWHGPYGYGAAIKHLVWVCSLTPLPNRLARLLIHARYSRARPLSNLRKLLSFARLSTSP
- a CDS encoding family 16 glycosylhydrolase; the protein is MLVFADEFDRDSLDRTKWATRYIYQNETLDHFNDEKQRYRDNNNHILSAGVLDLVARQVADGSYESGMIRSRQTFYYGYFEARVFLPKGRGIWPAFWLVGDYDRDGRTWHPPELDIFEFVINGKDDTEKMLHSGPQKPALDTFNFVDDTFETRHGEMRSSAPLNEGWHVAGLVWTPTEITFFWDGRPIYSRPYRWLRKDGHLGPPAQVVLNFAVGGGWAGRYGIEDRAFPQSFKIDYVRVCQFTSSDGGKSRCGDSELTPDPTRYGYSSDIGDMQKPVLLAPDLILGASTSDSQVLTEPNGHREIRLHLPIQFPPSYPTHNRTLQVSITDQLTGARESTVTAALHVAQDEGSNGTRMFDVVLPAPKRPGTFVIKGQIAAALKENGSQVVYNVPLTCSTGIVQPVKSLTCDLTLLKN